From Spirochaeta lutea, one genomic window encodes:
- a CDS encoding ComEC/Rec2 family competence protein — protein sequence MVYLVSPGVPRLALPGVYNLGFLQFWAGICLCSSLVTILGFQAPIILLICFSVLVLILLSLVYIPARCRVLSWTRLPRFRRGMVTVLLMVALLGPLLSQIPFLTLWSQRSACPPAVLEEISRYDSGVVLGGRVMQYGTYRLAVVTSVENPQGVRLWAATPWVGEITARKQESRITSPAKGGSIFMRIRMACSSLIRRSFSGADTPEAGVSRLRAQDFLAAVLLGDRTRVHPELELLFRQAGVLHVLALSGFHLGLLSSLLLRLGRGFAQRSLFCSRLISLCMMILVGGFCFIALPGPGLFRAGLMFVLTELWFFLRIPIPGDGVFFISMGVLLVLNPWFLLDWGFYLSFLALWGIIKSQAVASRLLVRISGRHLAGYLAPGLSAVWWTIPFFLAVGGEISLNGIILSPILGILLGVWIYGGLLVLLTAWALPMPSWFMVLFSRLEEVTETVLLRGRLIPPVNLEGWPLRVIVGVMWLGCTLLLWNRQSWYPRHQYDSIQLTPGAFTIHPRAGTVHEKAIRSKLHGRSRSEAEDCGSP from the coding sequence GTGGTCTATCTGGTTTCCCCGGGAGTGCCCCGGTTAGCCCTGCCCGGGGTTTATAATCTGGGATTCTTACAATTCTGGGCGGGGATTTGTCTATGTTCTTCCCTGGTAACCATTCTGGGCTTCCAGGCACCGATAATCCTGCTGATCTGCTTTTCCGTCCTTGTACTGATCCTTCTATCCCTTGTTTATATCCCTGCCCGGTGCAGGGTACTGTCCTGGACTCGGTTGCCCCGATTCCGTCGGGGTATGGTAACCGTGCTACTAATGGTTGCCCTCCTTGGTCCGCTACTCAGCCAAATACCGTTTCTTACCCTCTGGAGTCAACGTTCGGCCTGTCCTCCTGCAGTTCTTGAAGAGATTTCACGGTACGACAGCGGGGTAGTCCTGGGGGGAAGGGTGATGCAATACGGAACCTACCGACTAGCAGTAGTCACCTCCGTGGAAAACCCTCAAGGGGTGCGGCTTTGGGCTGCAACCCCCTGGGTCGGGGAGATCACCGCCCGGAAGCAAGAATCCCGGATAACCTCGCCTGCAAAGGGCGGGTCGATTTTTATGCGGATCCGGATGGCCTGCAGCTCTCTGATCCGACGCAGTTTTTCTGGAGCTGATACCCCTGAGGCTGGTGTTTCTCGGCTCAGGGCTCAGGATTTTTTGGCTGCGGTCCTCCTCGGAGACCGGACCCGGGTGCATCCGGAGCTTGAACTTCTGTTCCGCCAGGCCGGCGTGCTCCACGTATTAGCCCTCTCGGGATTCCATCTCGGTTTATTATCTTCCCTGCTGCTGCGGCTTGGCAGGGGTTTCGCACAGCGGAGTCTATTCTGCAGCCGGTTGATATCCCTGTGCATGATGATCCTGGTGGGTGGATTTTGTTTTATCGCATTGCCGGGCCCGGGGTTGTTCCGAGCTGGGCTGATGTTCGTGCTGACTGAATTATGGTTTTTTCTCCGCATTCCCATCCCCGGGGACGGGGTATTTTTTATTTCCATGGGGGTGCTCCTCGTCTTGAACCCATGGTTCCTCCTGGATTGGGGGTTCTACCTTTCGTTCCTGGCACTCTGGGGAATCATCAAGTCCCAAGCCGTGGCATCCAGGTTATTGGTGAGGATTTCCGGACGGCATCTGGCAGGATATCTCGCCCCCGGGTTGAGCGCGGTGTGGTGGACCATCCCCTTTTTTCTGGCTGTCGGGGGTGAAATCTCTCTGAACGGAATTATCTTGTCTCCGATTCTCGGTATCCTCTTGGGGGTATGGATTTATGGGGGTCTATTGGTACTCCTGACAGCCTGGGCCTTACCCATGCCGTCCTGGTTTATGGTTCTGTTTTCGAGGTTGGAGGAAGTTACAGAGACTGTTCTGCTCCGAGGGCGGCTCATACCCCCGGTGAACCTTGAAGGCTGGCCGCTAAGAGTTATTGTCGGGGTTATGTGGCTGGGTTGTACCCTCTTGCTCTGGAATAGACAATCCTGGTACCCTCGCCACCAATATGATTCCATACAACTCACCCCGGGAGCTTTCACAATTCATCCAAGAGCGGGGACTGTCCATGAAAAAGCGATTCGGTCAAAACTTCATGGTAGATCCCGGAGCGAGGCAGAGGATTGTGGATCTCCTTGA
- a CDS encoding HEAT repeat domain-containing protein, translating to MIRKKSLAFLLAVLLCLGIQGFSQEEAPGDTTQQTPSSPEELQLNAYLEGFDQVNSDGKIQILQTAQDDPVEQVFPLYTKALEFVISNGETLGQDTQLQRIASIVVSRLEEAGNAQVAPRLWTLYTLSSNTSLGLSILDALSSFESVSQEVVLRMVSRLQTMVNTRIGGTEIDLQLASALVQTLSALGSDAAGDILVQVITARLEGDISTRAFQGLAQMETDLVELFSRAFARAADESKQDIYDVFMDSEIPTQDQKTRFAGFVLSNVLGVQTSNQGLRATREFLRQQAVRVLAANPIPEITPELINHFNTSIVAFDRGYGNKSVVLEAIAALGKTGQPAAANRLTAFLELINTYTEQDRPYDRQIVLAVIENLKNLGRVEAYNALFMVTILNYPSTVKAAAREAIRAVTR from the coding sequence ATGATACGTAAAAAGTCACTCGCGTTCCTGCTAGCTGTGCTGCTTTGCCTTGGCATCCAAGGATTTTCTCAGGAAGAAGCACCAGGAGACACGACCCAACAAACCCCGTCCTCGCCTGAGGAATTGCAATTAAATGCCTACCTGGAAGGATTTGACCAGGTGAATTCCGATGGAAAGATACAGATCCTGCAAACCGCTCAGGACGATCCGGTTGAACAGGTCTTCCCCCTGTATACCAAAGCGTTGGAGTTCGTGATCAGTAACGGCGAAACCCTAGGGCAAGATACCCAGTTACAGCGGATTGCTTCCATCGTAGTATCTCGGCTTGAAGAGGCTGGAAATGCCCAAGTAGCCCCGAGACTTTGGACCCTGTATACCTTGAGTAGCAATACCAGCCTCGGGTTGTCTATTCTAGATGCTCTATCAAGTTTCGAGTCAGTCAGCCAGGAGGTTGTACTGCGGATGGTTTCGCGGCTGCAAACCATGGTTAATACCCGCATCGGTGGAACCGAGATTGATTTACAGCTGGCAAGTGCCTTGGTGCAAACCCTTTCTGCTCTTGGGTCCGACGCTGCCGGAGACATTCTTGTTCAGGTTATCACGGCCCGTCTTGAAGGAGATATCTCAACCCGAGCCTTTCAGGGGCTGGCACAAATGGAAACCGATTTAGTGGAATTATTTTCCCGCGCCTTCGCCCGGGCAGCAGATGAATCAAAACAAGACATTTATGACGTGTTCATGGATTCTGAAATTCCCACCCAAGACCAAAAAACCCGATTTGCGGGGTTTGTGCTCTCGAATGTATTGGGAGTTCAAACTTCAAACCAGGGTCTGCGGGCAACCCGGGAGTTCTTGCGGCAGCAGGCCGTACGGGTGCTGGCTGCAAATCCCATCCCTGAAATTACTCCCGAGCTAATCAATCACTTTAATACCTCTATCGTGGCCTTCGACCGGGGATATGGAAATAAATCGGTGGTGCTCGAAGCCATAGCAGCTCTGGGTAAAACCGGGCAACCGGCGGCAGCAAACCGGCTCACTGCATTTCTTGAGCTTATCAACACCTACACCGAGCAGGACAGGCCCTATGATCGGCAAATTGTTCTGGCGGTGATAGAAAACCTGAAAAATCTCGGTCGAGTTGAAGCATACAACGCATTATTCATGGTTACTATATTGAACTATCCGAGTACCGTGAAGGCCGCAGCCAGGGAGGCTATCAGGGCCGTTACCCGCTGA
- a CDS encoding flagellar brake protein yields the protein MTIVLIILGSVILLFSLVVIRGGGFGFPWLSFYVKGAESGFSFRELNLLRVIAVHNKLPNPTSLFWSEKALDRCIRGTILDYQRRGRADTPESVEFIGKLFEFRKRVEFNLPKYRLGLSSTRSIPAGQQLKIALPGSGIYSSKVVENIRKYIAISYPTGKRHDPLFSWRGQSVKIYFWRKDDAGYYFETKVLGDYSDRQYPILHILHSENLIRAQKRGSIRVGLQQSGSLYPLKSLGAANESPVTSGGYRCKMVDISESGAGVMVGGRAKAGMVVKLQTTLGGQDIVMCGTVKGVTYKETQNLSILHIEAVSPSQAMKNRILIYVYGILGQGDSNAGAKGNASAQTSAPQA from the coding sequence ATGACCATTGTACTTATCATCCTCGGATCAGTCATCCTATTGTTCTCATTGGTAGTCATCCGCGGCGGCGGGTTTGGCTTTCCCTGGCTGAGCTTTTATGTGAAGGGCGCAGAGTCGGGGTTCTCATTCAGGGAGCTAAACCTTCTCCGGGTCATCGCAGTGCATAATAAGCTGCCCAACCCAACATCCCTGTTCTGGTCGGAAAAGGCACTGGACCGCTGTATCCGGGGAACTATCCTGGATTATCAACGCCGGGGCAGGGCAGATACCCCGGAATCGGTGGAATTCATAGGAAAGCTATTTGAGTTTAGAAAGCGGGTGGAGTTTAATCTCCCTAAATACCGCCTGGGGCTCTCCAGTACCCGGAGCATCCCCGCTGGCCAACAGCTAAAAATTGCCCTGCCGGGGTCGGGCATATACAGCTCCAAGGTAGTGGAAAATATCAGGAAATATATCGCCATTTCTTATCCCACGGGTAAACGCCATGATCCTCTCTTTAGTTGGCGCGGTCAAAGCGTGAAAATCTATTTCTGGCGGAAGGATGACGCAGGGTATTATTTTGAAACCAAGGTTCTGGGTGACTACAGCGACCGTCAGTATCCCATCCTCCACATTCTCCATTCAGAAAACCTCATCCGCGCCCAGAAACGGGGGAGCATCCGTGTAGGTCTCCAGCAGTCAGGCAGCCTCTACCCCCTCAAGTCCCTGGGAGCTGCAAATGAATCCCCGGTCACCTCGGGGGGCTACCGATGCAAGATGGTGGATATCTCTGAAAGCGGCGCCGGTGTCATGGTGGGCGGTCGCGCCAAGGCCGGTATGGTGGTGAAGCTTCAAACGACCCTGGGCGGCCAGGATATTGTTATGTGCGGTACCGTAAAGGGTGTGACCTACAAGGAAACTCAAAATCTCTCAATACTCCACATCGAAGCGGTCTCTCCAAGCCAGGCCATGAAGAACCGTATACTAATCTATGTGTACGGAATTCTTGGGCAAGGGGATTCTAATGCTGGAGCCAAGGGTAACGCCTCAGCCCAAACATCTGCGCCCCAGGCCTAG
- a CDS encoding CPBP family intramembrane glutamic endopeptidase encodes MVALAALWEELFFRGYLFFRIFQGFHGQISGTPGSLQPAPPSRDGRDTEVLSTRSQVPRHGAARSRGRVRITAFHSMRSPGTPSSWGRVRITALSGLVTAGLFAVGHWYGGPAGLLFAFISGILLSLPVIMYGIPRGVVLSAAAHLVYNVTVLILAGN; translated from the coding sequence GTGGTGGCATTGGCAGCCTTGTGGGAGGAGTTGTTTTTTCGCGGATACCTGTTTTTTCGAATCTTTCAGGGATTTCACGGGCAGATTTCAGGTACTCCAGGATCGCTACAGCCCGCTCCCCCATCCCGGGATGGGCGGGACACCGAGGTATTGTCAACGAGAAGCCAGGTACCGAGGCATGGGGCAGCCCGTTCGCGGGGGCGAGTACGAATCACTGCGTTTCATTCTATGCGCTCCCCGGGTACACCCAGTTCATGGGGGCGAGTACGAATTACTGCGCTCAGCGGCCTGGTTACCGCAGGGCTTTTCGCCGTCGGACACTGGTATGGCGGACCAGCAGGACTGCTATTCGCTTTTATTAGTGGGATACTCTTGAGTCTTCCAGTGATAATGTATGGTATTCCGCGGGGAGTCGTCCTCTCCGCAGCCGCTCACCTGGTATACAATGTGACGGTGCTGATCCTGGCCGGGAATTAG
- a CDS encoding TlpA disulfide reductase family protein translates to MVDTRCNNASLCIPGFQRPQKNLRGNTITKGILTGLLAVFLLSMGTGTVAAQDNPLPEEVRKAIEGLAMIPFDEYIESVHFELPDLADGMISLEDFRGSFVLLNFWASWCGPCRAEMPSMQALYDDLQGDGLEILAVNQRESQSIAQDFISEFGYSFPVALDANGVIGYQYGVRSIPLTYLVDPEGRIIAGKIGAQDWNTPAIRSAFSTLLN, encoded by the coding sequence ATGGTAGATACTAGGTGTAATAATGCCTCACTATGTATACCCGGATTCCAACGCCCCCAGAAAAACCTCAGGGGCAACACAATAACCAAAGGGATTCTGACCGGTTTATTAGCGGTGTTCCTTCTATCCATGGGAACCGGCACCGTTGCGGCTCAAGACAATCCCCTACCCGAGGAGGTACGCAAGGCTATCGAGGGTTTGGCAATGATTCCCTTCGATGAATATATCGAGTCTGTTCATTTTGAGCTGCCCGATCTTGCTGATGGTATGATTTCCCTGGAAGATTTCCGAGGCAGCTTCGTTCTGTTAAATTTCTGGGCCTCCTGGTGCGGTCCGTGCCGAGCCGAGATGCCCTCCATGCAGGCCCTCTATGATGACCTTCAGGGGGACGGCCTGGAAATTCTCGCTGTTAATCAACGAGAGTCCCAGAGTATCGCTCAGGATTTTATCTCTGAGTTTGGCTACAGTTTTCCAGTGGCCCTGGATGCAAATGGCGTCATTGGGTACCAATACGGTGTACGAAGCATTCCCCTAACCTACCTGGTCGATCCTGAGGGTAGGATTATCGCCGGGAAAATAGGCGCCCAAGATTGGAATACCCCCGCTATCCGAAGTGCTTTTTCTACACTGCTGAATTAG
- a CDS encoding cytochrome c biogenesis CcdA family protein, with protein sequence MELNLLNVLLVGGAGTLSFLSPCVLPLVPSYLSFISAGAQSRRENAKEDGTPAWITLGRTLFFVAGFSTVFVILGIVFSGAGFFLSGIQRQISVISGVIIVLFGIHTIFPIIPALNFEKRFHLSQRPVSMVGSFVVGTAFGAGWSPCIGPMLASVLFLAGSSAQIVPATIFLTVYSLGLGIPFVLSGIFLNRLKPFLAIMRRHPRTISLISGSILILLGLLISLGQFQGLSQFFGNLGFRVESWGRQNPLQARIIFTAIMGLLSIISIIPGAAGIRKNGITLKSGMSLIIFAATVTLGILNATQAISLSDVLASWLSFQGI encoded by the coding sequence ATGGAACTAAACCTACTCAATGTGCTTCTTGTGGGGGGCGCCGGAACACTGTCATTTTTAAGTCCCTGTGTACTTCCCCTTGTCCCCTCCTATTTGAGCTTTATTAGTGCCGGAGCCCAGTCCCGGCGTGAGAATGCTAAGGAGGATGGTACCCCGGCTTGGATCACTCTCGGACGTACCCTGTTCTTCGTTGCCGGATTTAGCACCGTCTTTGTAATTCTGGGGATCGTATTCAGCGGGGCTGGGTTCTTTCTGAGTGGGATTCAGCGCCAAATTTCAGTGATCAGCGGAGTTATTATTGTCTTGTTTGGGATCCATACCATTTTTCCGATAATCCCCGCACTTAATTTCGAAAAACGTTTCCATCTGTCACAAAGACCGGTATCTATGGTGGGCTCCTTTGTTGTCGGAACAGCCTTCGGTGCCGGGTGGAGTCCTTGTATTGGTCCGATGTTGGCCAGTGTATTATTTCTGGCTGGAAGTTCGGCTCAGATCGTACCCGCCACTATTTTTTTAACGGTGTATAGTCTCGGTCTTGGGATTCCGTTTGTGTTGTCTGGGATTTTTCTAAACCGTTTGAAACCTTTTTTGGCCATCATGCGTCGGCATCCCAGGACAATCTCTTTGATAAGCGGCAGTATATTAATCCTATTAGGGTTACTGATAAGTCTAGGCCAATTCCAAGGCCTGAGCCAATTCTTCGGAAACCTTGGGTTTAGGGTAGAATCCTGGGGACGGCAAAACCCGTTACAGGCACGGATCATCTTTACGGCCATCATGGGACTACTCAGTATCATCAGCATTATTCCCGGTGCTGCGGGTATCAGAAAAAATGGAATCACCCTCAAATCCGGCATGAGTCTGATAATCTT